In the genome of Nonlabens sp. MB-3u-79, one region contains:
- a CDS encoding lysophospholipid acyltransferase family protein, giving the protein MGIPIVILFPLLLVLTISEKTYSLFFKFAQFWAAIILFGMGFWPSIKRAESMKKDQSYMLVANHTSMSDIMIMLLISKNPFVFVGKKELAKIPVFGFFYKRTCILVDRNNPKSRTEVFDRARKRMQDGVSICIFPEGGVSDDLNIVLDTFKDGAFRLAIEHQIPVLPVTLFDNKKRFPFHFFKGGPGMMRAQTHKAIDTKGMSVAADKVRFRESVRNIILHSLENGPLTS; this is encoded by the coding sequence ATGGGCATTCCTATTGTTATTTTGTTTCCGCTGCTATTGGTTCTAACCATTTCAGAAAAAACTTATTCCCTATTTTTTAAATTTGCTCAGTTTTGGGCAGCTATCATTCTATTTGGAATGGGGTTTTGGCCCTCTATTAAAAGAGCCGAGTCTATGAAAAAGGATCAAAGTTATATGCTAGTAGCCAACCATACGAGCATGAGTGATATTATGATAATGTTACTGATCTCCAAGAATCCTTTTGTTTTTGTAGGAAAAAAAGAACTGGCTAAAATTCCTGTTTTTGGTTTTTTCTATAAACGCACGTGTATCCTTGTTGATAGAAACAATCCTAAAAGTCGTACAGAGGTTTTTGACCGCGCGAGAAAGCGTATGCAGGACGGCGTAAGTATATGCATCTTTCCAGAAGGTGGCGTTTCTGACGATCTCAATATAGTGCTAGATACTTTTAAGGATGGTGCATTTAGGCTCGCCATAGAGCATCAAATCCCTGTTCTTCCGGTTACCTTATTTGATAATAAAAAACGTTTCCCTTTTCATTTTTTTAAAGGAGGCCCTGGAATGATGAGGGCACAGACGCATAAGGCTATAGATACTAAAGGTATGAGTGTTGCTGCAGATAAGGTACGCTTTCGCGAAAGCGTCAGAAACATCATTCTTCATTCCTTAGAAAACGGACCACTAACCTCTTAA
- a CDS encoding deoxynucleoside kinase — protein sequence MHIAVAGNIGAGKTTLTQLLAKHYKWTPQFEDVLENPYLEDFYQDMERWSFNLQVYFLNSRFRQILEIRESGKKIIQDRTIYEDASIFAPNLHAMGLLSQRDFDNYSSLFDLMEKVVAAPDLLIYLRSSIPNLVNQIHKRGRDYENSISIDYLSRLNERYEGWVHGYKKGNLLIIDVDDIDFVNNPEDLGEVINKIDAEMTGLFA from the coding sequence ATGCATATAGCCGTTGCTGGAAATATAGGCGCAGGTAAAACCACGCTTACTCAATTACTTGCCAAACATTACAAATGGACACCTCAATTTGAGGATGTTTTAGAAAACCCCTATTTAGAAGATTTCTATCAAGACATGGAACGCTGGTCGTTTAATCTACAGGTATATTTCTTGAACAGCCGTTTCCGTCAGATTTTGGAAATACGTGAAAGCGGTAAAAAAATCATTCAAGACCGGACGATATATGAAGACGCAAGCATTTTTGCTCCTAACCTTCATGCGATGGGATTGTTATCACAACGTGATTTTGATAATTACAGCTCCCTATTTGACCTTATGGAAAAAGTAGTTGCTGCTCCAGATTTGTTGATCTACTTGCGCAGTTCTATTCCTAACCTAGTGAACCAAATACACAAACGAGGTCGCGATTATGAAAACAGCATTTCTATAGACTACCTAAGCCGTTTGAACGAACGTTATGAAGGGTGGGTTCATGGTTATAAGAAGGGGAATCTATTGATCATCGATGTAGATGATATAGATTTTGTCAATAATCCTGAAGATTTAGGAGAGGTTATCAATAAAATAGATGCAGAGATGACAGGGCTTTTTGCTTAA
- a CDS encoding outer membrane beta-barrel protein — translation MSKKKNIDRLFQEGFKDFEVQPSGKVWDAIEKDLDKNKTGRIIPFWWVLGGIAAGLAILLTSLYFGMDNDMSSKQQPFVNSETSRDAKTKPQNSLKNNEELSSKGAVPYLKERTNDTQLATEDTKGGSEPLNNLKENSNANTGAKLPLKTSDLATSVDGYSDPRYNAKEQPKQLYSNAQGTNKKPLEGSATKDNFIATPIKEQQAGVASSEHSTKPSVKNPMSATPDPRKEVVLKYTPKDLGLANAVKDDVINNAITAIDSTKKSVPTLEDIAAQEKKEDSIKENVFKGRWAATTQAGPVYSNSLSGSSVNNEVSDNGKNAGVHLSYGIGLSYEISPRLSLRTGVNQINMTYNTQDINYQVNVSIASRGQQLDQVYNASSVSDASIGNSPLLNDAFETGFAAQELVSNQFQGIKGEISQQLGYIEVPLELQYNLVNRKFKISVLGGVSALFLTDNVVAVQNSSQRLELGEDRNFNDFNQSANFGLGLGYDFTNQLGAFIEPTFKYQLSTLRNNVADFRPYTIGVQSGVMYRF, via the coding sequence ATGAGTAAAAAGAAAAACATAGACAGACTTTTTCAAGAAGGATTCAAAGACTTTGAGGTGCAACCATCAGGAAAGGTTTGGGATGCTATTGAAAAAGATCTCGATAAAAACAAGACGGGTAGAATTATTCCATTTTGGTGGGTACTAGGAGGAATTGCTGCGGGATTGGCGATCTTATTGACATCCTTATACTTCGGTATGGATAATGATATGAGTAGCAAACAACAGCCGTTTGTTAATTCCGAAACGTCCAGAGACGCAAAGACAAAGCCGCAAAACTCTTTAAAAAACAACGAAGAGCTTTCTAGTAAAGGCGCGGTACCATACCTCAAGGAAAGAACTAATGATACCCAGTTAGCAACTGAAGACACAAAAGGGGGCTCAGAACCCTTGAATAATTTAAAGGAGAATTCTAATGCGAACACTGGAGCAAAGCTTCCCTTAAAGACAAGCGATTTGGCAACGTCTGTTGATGGGTATTCAGACCCTCGATATAATGCTAAGGAACAACCAAAGCAGCTTTATTCAAATGCACAGGGAACCAATAAAAAGCCTTTAGAAGGCAGTGCTACAAAAGATAATTTTATTGCAACACCAATTAAAGAACAACAAGCTGGAGTTGCCAGCTCAGAACATAGTACAAAGCCTTCTGTAAAAAACCCTATGTCGGCGACTCCTGACCCTAGAAAAGAAGTTGTTTTAAAGTATACCCCTAAGGATCTTGGTCTAGCTAATGCAGTCAAGGATGATGTTATTAATAATGCCATTACCGCTATAGATTCCACTAAAAAGAGTGTGCCAACTTTAGAAGACATCGCTGCTCAAGAGAAAAAAGAAGACAGCATTAAGGAGAATGTTTTTAAAGGGAGATGGGCCGCTACTACACAGGCAGGACCAGTCTACTCTAACAGCTTAAGCGGGAGTTCTGTCAACAATGAAGTTAGTGATAATGGTAAAAATGCGGGTGTTCATTTAAGTTATGGAATTGGTTTAAGCTATGAAATATCACCTCGCTTAAGTCTTAGAACCGGAGTCAATCAGATCAACATGACTTATAATACACAAGACATCAATTATCAGGTTAATGTAAGTATAGCCTCTCGTGGTCAGCAGTTAGATCAAGTTTATAATGCGAGCTCTGTAAGTGACGCTTCCATTGGTAACAGTCCTTTGTTGAACGATGCGTTTGAGACCGGTTTTGCCGCACAAGAATTGGTAAGTAATCAGTTTCAAGGAATTAAAGGAGAGATTTCTCAGCAACTAGGCTATATAGAAGTGCCATTAGAACTGCAATACAACCTTGTGAATAGGAAGTTTAAAATAAGTGTATTAGGTGGAGTCAGTGCTCTTTTCTTAACAGATAATGTGGTCGCTGTTCAAAATTCCAGTCAGCGATTAGAGTTAGGCGAGGATCGCAATTTTAATGACTTTAATCAGAGTGCTAATTTTGGATTAGGATTAGGATATGACTTTACCAATCAATTAGGAGCTTTTATAGAGCCTACATTTAAATACCAGCTAAGTACATTAAGAAATAACGTTGCAGACTTTAGACCTTATACCATAGGTGTTCAAAGCGGTGTTATGTATAGATTTTAA
- a CDS encoding response regulator transcription factor — protein sequence MNKDTINIILAEDEPALGMIVKESLETRGFSVRHELNGALALDAFHEKQPDILVLDVMMPKLDGFELAKKIRVENEEIPIIFLTAKSQTEDVLEGFHVGGNDYLKKPFSMEELIVRIESLLSRQTVQKTAAIYELGDYSFNFPKQHLIYKEEVTKLTHREAHLLYHLVLKKNKVLDRTFILKKLWGNDDFFSGRSMDVFITKLRKKLALDDELEIVNVRGYGYKLITP from the coding sequence ATGAATAAAGATACTATAAACATCATACTTGCCGAAGATGAACCTGCATTAGGAATGATCGTTAAAGAAAGTCTGGAAACTCGAGGTTTTAGTGTACGTCATGAATTAAATGGCGCTCTTGCGCTCGATGCATTTCATGAAAAACAACCCGATATTCTTGTTCTAGATGTAATGATGCCAAAATTAGATGGTTTTGAATTGGCTAAAAAAATACGAGTAGAAAATGAGGAAATTCCCATCATTTTCCTGACCGCAAAATCACAGACAGAAGACGTTTTGGAAGGTTTTCACGTAGGCGGTAACGACTACCTTAAGAAGCCTTTTTCCATGGAAGAGCTCATTGTGCGCATCGAGAGTTTACTCAGCAGGCAAACCGTTCAAAAAACAGCTGCTATTTATGAATTAGGAGACTATTCCTTTAATTTTCCCAAGCAGCATCTTATATATAAAGAAGAGGTAACAAAACTCACTCATAGAGAGGCACATTTGCTCTATCACTTAGTTTTAAAGAAAAATAAAGTGTTAGACCGCACCTTTATTCTTAAAAAATTATGGGGTAATGACGACTTTTTCTCTGGTCGTAGTATGGATGTCTTTATCACAAAGTTGCGCAAAAAACTAGCACTAGATGATGAACTAGAAATAGTAAATGTGCGCGGTTACGGCTATAAGTTAATAACGCCTTAA
- a CDS encoding carboxypeptidase-like regulatory domain-containing protein yields MKKNLLLTLLACFVFYLAGAQSVKITGVVVDSAGTPLQMANVIAYQKDKNLGAFGITNDAGKYQLRNLKKDSTYVLKVSFLGLKTIVDTVKNIQDDLMKNYVMLEDENMLDAVNIVYDMPVSIKGDTIIYNADSFTNGTERKLGDVLQKLPGVEVNEDGDIQVEGKTVERVFVDGKEFFEGDSRLATKNIPADAVGKVEVLKNFNNQSQLKGLGNDDDRIAINIRLKEGKKNFWFGEVTGAIGQGDDAVRYQAKPKAFYYSPDVSINILTDFNNLGLQSFTFREYLRFTGFNRGNTRASGSTINVGVGAGGILNLQANRAKEIESKFGAFNGSWQVNKALSLDGFAIFSSTDTEQETTASRTFIETGVVENTEDRSFQRNQIGIFKLGADYKPNENFTFEYDGQVNLSDVTQFNDFTSSRSGFVEDIDQNESQKPITLDQSINMYYTLSDKDIFALEARYVDAEEDPFYNAIRDRQGIQDPEPFSGNLGLDPADPYNINQQKFVESQKLDAKVDYWRVLNKKSNINFTVGTSIVNQDYNTNIFQIRNDGSQNDLTDPALGNDVNYKFRDLFGAVHYKFITGKFTITPGVTAHSFHIEDTQLDNTNELDFQEILPDFNVRFALRSSENINFDYRRTVSFTDVENYALGTVFNNYNSLFSGNNQLTGALNDRYSLNYFNFNMFNYTNIRAQLSYSKTTDAIQSSVNIEDINQQSNLINSPFANETASGSGSFSREFGKIRASVNTNLSWSTFNNIINGNARESQNINHGYGVSARSNYKEGVNFDVGYNIAFNNSDNGGQINDATTQTITLNTDWQINKAWFFDVDYDLNLFRASGDVSNNYDFLEAALFYNKPDSKWEYKVAATNLLNTEALNNNSFGQIATSTQFYTVQPRYVYLQVRYDL; encoded by the coding sequence ATGAAAAAAAACTTACTCTTAACACTTCTAGCTTGTTTTGTATTTTACCTAGCCGGAGCTCAGTCAGTAAAAATAACTGGTGTAGTAGTAGATAGTGCGGGCACACCACTTCAAATGGCTAATGTAATTGCTTATCAAAAGGATAAGAACTTAGGCGCTTTTGGTATTACTAATGATGCGGGAAAATACCAACTACGCAATCTTAAAAAAGACAGCACTTATGTTCTTAAAGTATCTTTTTTAGGCCTTAAAACCATCGTAGATACCGTAAAAAACATTCAAGATGACCTAATGAAAAATTATGTCATGCTAGAAGATGAAAACATGCTAGATGCGGTCAACATCGTTTATGACATGCCCGTATCTATCAAAGGAGATACTATTATTTATAATGCAGACAGTTTTACAAACGGTACAGAGCGTAAATTAGGTGATGTCCTTCAAAAACTTCCAGGAGTCGAGGTAAATGAAGATGGAGATATTCAAGTAGAGGGAAAAACAGTCGAGCGAGTTTTTGTAGATGGAAAAGAGTTCTTTGAAGGAGACTCCAGGTTGGCCACAAAAAACATTCCTGCAGATGCAGTTGGGAAAGTTGAGGTATTAAAAAACTTTAACAATCAAAGCCAGTTGAAAGGACTCGGGAATGATGATGATCGCATTGCGATTAACATTAGATTAAAAGAAGGAAAGAAGAATTTCTGGTTTGGAGAAGTTACTGGTGCGATAGGTCAAGGTGACGATGCAGTGCGTTATCAAGCAAAGCCTAAAGCTTTTTATTACAGTCCAGATGTTTCTATAAACATTCTTACAGATTTTAATAATCTAGGATTACAGTCATTTACATTTAGAGAATACTTGCGTTTTACAGGTTTTAATAGAGGTAATACTAGAGCTTCTGGATCTACTATAAATGTAGGAGTAGGCGCAGGAGGAATTTTAAACCTTCAAGCAAATCGTGCTAAAGAAATCGAAAGTAAATTTGGTGCATTTAATGGCTCATGGCAAGTAAATAAAGCTCTAAGTTTAGATGGGTTTGCTATTTTCTCAAGTACCGATACGGAACAAGAAACTACAGCAAGCAGAACATTTATTGAGACTGGCGTTGTGGAAAATACGGAAGACAGATCCTTTCAACGCAATCAAATAGGGATTTTCAAATTAGGAGCAGATTATAAGCCTAATGAAAATTTTACTTTTGAATATGATGGTCAGGTAAATTTAAGTGATGTAACTCAGTTCAATGATTTTACTTCTTCTCGTAGTGGTTTTGTAGAAGATATCGATCAAAACGAATCTCAAAAACCTATTACATTAGATCAATCGATAAACATGTATTATACATTGAGCGATAAAGACATTTTTGCTTTAGAAGCTAGGTATGTAGATGCAGAGGAAGATCCTTTTTATAACGCTATTAGAGACCGTCAAGGCATACAAGATCCAGAGCCTTTTAGTGGAAATTTAGGACTCGACCCAGCAGACCCATACAATATCAATCAACAAAAATTTGTGGAAAGCCAAAAATTAGACGCTAAGGTGGACTATTGGAGAGTATTGAACAAGAAAAGTAACATCAACTTTACAGTCGGAACATCTATTGTAAATCAAGATTACAACACCAACATCTTTCAAATACGTAACGACGGCTCTCAAAATGACCTTACAGATCCGGCTTTAGGAAACGATGTGAATTATAAATTCAGAGACCTATTCGGTGCGGTGCATTATAAGTTCATTACGGGTAAATTCACTATAACGCCAGGAGTAACAGCCCATAGTTTTCATATAGAAGACACTCAGCTAGATAACACTAACGAGTTAGATTTTCAAGAAATCCTTCCAGATTTTAATGTGCGTTTTGCCTTAAGATCTAGTGAAAACATCAATTTTGATTACCGTAGGACCGTAAGTTTTACAGATGTTGAGAATTATGCATTAGGAACAGTTTTTAATAACTACAACTCCTTATTTAGCGGTAATAACCAATTAACTGGTGCTTTAAACGATCGTTACAGTTTAAATTACTTCAATTTTAATATGTTTAATTACACAAATATACGTGCGCAACTTTCTTATTCAAAAACTACAGATGCGATACAAAGCAGTGTAAATATTGAAGATATTAACCAGCAAAGTAACTTGATAAATTCCCCATTTGCAAATGAAACTGCGAGTGGTTCTGGTAGTTTTTCTAGAGAATTTGGAAAAATTAGAGCCAGTGTAAATACAAATCTGAGTTGGAGTACATTCAACAACATTATTAACGGTAATGCCAGAGAATCACAAAACATCAATCATGGTTATGGTGTAAGTGCAAGAAGTAATTATAAAGAGGGAGTCAACTTTGATGTAGGTTATAATATAGCATTTAATAACTCAGATAACGGTGGGCAAATTAATGATGCCACCACACAAACCATTACCTTAAATACCGACTGGCAAATTAATAAAGCGTGGTTCTTTGATGTAGATTATGATCTGAACCTCTTTAGAGCCTCAGGTGATGTGAGCAATAATTACGATTTCTTAGAAGCCGCCTTATTTTATAACAAGCCAGATTCTAAATGGGAATATAAAGTTGCAGCTACTAACTTGCTAAATACAGAGGCATTGAATAACAACTCTTTTGGTCAGATTGCTACTAGTACTCAGTTTTATACGGTGCAACCACGTTATGTGTATTTACAAGTGAGATATGATTTGTAA
- a CDS encoding GLPGLI family protein: MKKSILLTLAIIFTGVLNAQEFYGEATYMSKTKTDMSWMPEGREMSPQQKKRIEERMKKMGEKTYVLKFNRNESIYKEEKELSAPGQGGGMGNFMGTSMGGEKYKNLKEGQWIEQRDMMGKMFLIKDSIPQLEWKITGETRMIGQYQAIKAVAYKKNNELDWSSFRRRRGDSAEEKKKDSLALANGNIEEVFEQDPQVEITAWFTPQIPVQHGPAEYAGLPGLILEVSAGNTTLLCSKIEVNPEEKEDIKPATKGKETTEEEYNSLFKEKMREMSERWGRGRRGRGE; encoded by the coding sequence ATGAAAAAATCAATTTTATTAACGCTTGCTATAATTTTTACTGGAGTCTTAAATGCTCAGGAATTTTATGGTGAGGCGACTTACATGTCTAAGACTAAAACAGATATGAGCTGGATGCCAGAAGGTCGTGAGATGTCTCCACAACAAAAAAAGCGTATTGAGGAGCGTATGAAGAAAATGGGTGAAAAGACTTATGTGTTGAAATTCAACCGTAATGAATCTATTTATAAAGAAGAAAAAGAGCTTTCGGCACCTGGGCAAGGTGGTGGTATGGGAAACTTTATGGGGACTTCTATGGGTGGAGAGAAATATAAAAACCTAAAAGAAGGTCAGTGGATCGAACAACGTGACATGATGGGAAAAATGTTTTTAATAAAAGACAGTATTCCGCAATTAGAATGGAAAATCACAGGTGAAACTAGAATGATAGGCCAGTATCAAGCGATAAAAGCAGTAGCATATAAAAAGAACAATGAACTGGACTGGTCTTCCTTTAGAAGACGTAGAGGTGATAGTGCAGAAGAAAAGAAAAAGGACAGCCTAGCACTTGCAAATGGCAATATAGAAGAGGTTTTTGAACAAGACCCACAAGTAGAAATTACCGCATGGTTCACACCTCAGATTCCAGTGCAGCATGGCCCTGCAGAGTACGCAGGTCTTCCAGGGTTAATTCTTGAAGTAAGTGCTGGAAATACTACATTACTTTGTAGTAAGATCGAAGTCAACCCAGAAGAAAAAGAGGATATCAAACCTGCTACTAAAGGAAAAGAAACTACCGAAGAAGAATACAATAGCCTATTCAAAGAAAAAATGAGAGAAATGTCAGAGCGATGGGGTCGCGGCAGACGCGGTCGTGGAGAGTAA
- the trpS gene encoding tryptophan--tRNA ligase, translating to MARILTGVQSTGTPHLGNLLGAILPAIEMSSDENNDSFLFIADMHSLTQIKDGELLRENTYSTAAAWLACGLDISKTVFYRQSDIPQVTELNWYLACFYPYQRLTLAHSFKDKADRLEDVNAGLFTYPMLMAADILLYDAEVVPVGKDQLQHVEITRDVAGRFNNKMGTTFIEPEAKIQKDGLLVPGTDGGKMSKSRGNIIDIFQSDKNLRKQCMSIETDSTPLEEPKNTETCNVFALYKLIAPEQKIQEMRNNYAAGNYGYGHAKQALFEALCERFKEARERYDYLMENRHELDMALEEGAFKARHIADSVLKRVRSKVGY from the coding sequence ATGGCAAGAATACTTACTGGCGTTCAATCTACTGGCACACCTCATTTAGGAAATCTTCTAGGTGCTATTTTACCAGCGATAGAAATGTCCTCAGATGAAAACAATGATTCCTTTCTTTTTATTGCAGACATGCATTCTCTAACCCAAATTAAAGATGGAGAATTATTAAGAGAAAACACTTATTCTACTGCAGCGGCATGGCTGGCGTGCGGTCTAGACATCAGTAAAACGGTGTTTTATAGACAAAGCGATATTCCACAAGTAACAGAATTGAATTGGTACCTCGCTTGTTTTTATCCTTATCAAAGACTGACTCTTGCACATAGCTTTAAAGATAAAGCAGACCGACTTGAAGACGTAAATGCAGGCCTTTTTACTTATCCTATGTTGATGGCTGCAGATATTTTACTTTATGACGCAGAGGTCGTTCCTGTGGGTAAGGATCAATTGCAACACGTGGAAATAACACGTGATGTTGCGGGTAGATTCAATAATAAAATGGGGACTACTTTTATAGAGCCTGAGGCCAAAATCCAAAAAGACGGACTCCTCGTTCCTGGAACCGATGGCGGTAAAATGAGCAAGTCTAGAGGTAACATTATTGATATTTTCCAATCAGATAAAAACTTACGCAAGCAGTGTATGTCTATAGAAACCGATAGTACACCACTTGAAGAACCTAAAAACACAGAAACCTGTAATGTTTTTGCCTTATATAAATTAATTGCACCAGAGCAAAAGATTCAAGAAATGCGCAATAATTATGCTGCAGGAAATTATGGTTACGGTCATGCAAAGCAGGCATTATTTGAAGCACTTTGTGAACGCTTTAAGGAAGCTAGAGAACGTTACGACTACTTAATGGAGAATAGACACGAATTAGACATGGCGCTTGAAGAAGGAGCTTTTAAGGCGCGACATATTGCAGATAGTGTGTTGAAACGTGTGCGTTCTAAAGTTGGGTATTAA
- a CDS encoding GLPGLI family protein, whose amino-acid sequence MKKYRLSMLLFVVLAFAKAYTLQAQQDFTGIAHYQSKMTLEKPKDSSSMSKMDPAMRKIFNEAMKKAGEAEFTLKFSRTESLYEKVQALAAPKKPSNGMSIEVSFSGNGDTYGTTYKDLNAQSFLREDQIQGKEFLVTDKIEPLAWKVTGEKKMIGKYNVMKATYTYPKKEKKEKEKKVEEEKETGLLGMVEDKDKVVTAWFTMDIPISNGPGIYQGLPGLILELNEGNITILCNKIEMNPEDFEIKKPKKGKEISSKDFDELQEKKNKEMRERFNSGRGGDVFIQHN is encoded by the coding sequence ATGAAAAAATATAGGCTTAGTATGCTCCTTTTTGTTGTTCTCGCTTTCGCGAAAGCGTATACTTTACAAGCGCAACAAGACTTTACTGGAATCGCTCATTATCAAAGTAAGATGACGTTAGAAAAGCCCAAGGATAGTTCCAGTATGTCAAAAATGGATCCTGCTATGCGCAAAATATTCAATGAAGCCATGAAAAAAGCGGGCGAGGCAGAATTCACGTTAAAATTTTCTCGCACCGAGTCACTCTATGAAAAAGTGCAGGCATTAGCTGCTCCTAAAAAGCCTAGTAATGGTATGAGTATAGAAGTTTCATTCTCTGGAAATGGAGATACTTATGGAACCACTTATAAAGATCTCAATGCGCAAAGCTTTTTAAGAGAAGATCAAATTCAAGGAAAGGAATTTCTGGTTACTGATAAAATTGAACCACTAGCCTGGAAAGTAACTGGAGAGAAAAAGATGATAGGAAAGTACAATGTGATGAAAGCAACCTATACCTACCCTAAAAAAGAAAAGAAGGAAAAAGAGAAGAAAGTAGAGGAAGAAAAAGAAACGGGTTTACTCGGTATGGTCGAGGATAAAGATAAAGTTGTGACCGCTTGGTTTACCATGGATATTCCCATAAGTAATGGACCTGGAATTTATCAAGGTTTGCCTGGATTGATCTTGGAATTGAATGAAGGGAACATCACTATTCTTTGTAATAAGATCGAGATGAACCCAGAGGACTTTGAAATTAAGAAACCTAAAAAGGGCAAAGAAATTTCTTCCAAGGATTTTGATGAGTTACAAGAGAAAAAAAATAAAGAGATGAGAGAGCGTTTTAATAGCGGCCGCGGCGGGGACGTATTTATACAACACAATTAA
- a CDS encoding sensor histidine kinase — translation MNDRKYHFILVLISVVIAATLAIQLYWNYNNFQESKRVLVSDLQMSLDKSVDVYYEQLIKRNNLGIIVDETTNRKAEFDKIFRRMDSVNRASGYRGFNLDNVATSDLSEIRIYKGISMDSLNRIRPMEDLWNFPNYEIQKPDGSFKELQVETFFSDQHNLEETISSLTSKIVVSIQEDQMNLKRMDSLISANLQLRGLDITHDVAIVKATDNNLLQKNTLKANSELLKSGDSLLMSYSGLSPEIYRLNLTGIILSALLITAVVLCLFYLLQIIRKQKALGEMKNDLISNITHEFKTPIATASAALEGVQSFTNSGDQDKTDRYLSMGREQLVKLNGMVERILETATLDSDELMLQKSGVEINELIEVIIHKHQNQTSKKISFIEESKGVVFNADAFHLENAINNLIDNAIKYGGDQIEVSLRKHTESISITVTDDGKNLSSKDVRLIFDKFYRVGKGNRHDVKGFGIGLFYTKSIIEKHKGTVTATVQPQTSFKITLPYE, via the coding sequence ATGAATGATAGAAAATATCACTTTATTCTTGTCCTGATAAGTGTGGTCATCGCCGCTACGCTAGCCATACAACTGTACTGGAATTACAACAATTTCCAGGAGTCTAAAAGAGTACTGGTTTCTGACTTGCAAATGAGTCTGGATAAGAGTGTAGATGTTTATTATGAACAACTGATTAAAAGAAATAATTTAGGAATCATCGTTGATGAGACTACTAATAGAAAGGCAGAGTTTGACAAAATATTTAGAAGAATGGATAGTGTCAATCGTGCCTCTGGATATCGAGGTTTTAACCTTGATAACGTGGCAACCAGTGACCTTTCTGAAATCAGAATTTACAAAGGCATCTCTATGGATAGTCTCAATAGGATAAGACCTATGGAGGACTTGTGGAATTTTCCCAATTATGAAATTCAGAAACCTGACGGTAGTTTTAAAGAGTTGCAGGTAGAAACTTTTTTTTCTGATCAACACAACCTAGAGGAGACTATATCGTCACTGACTAGCAAAATAGTAGTAAGTATCCAAGAGGATCAAATGAATCTAAAACGTATGGATAGTCTTATATCGGCAAACCTTCAATTGCGAGGCCTTGATATCACACACGATGTTGCTATTGTAAAAGCTACCGATAATAATCTTCTTCAAAAAAACACCCTCAAAGCAAATTCAGAATTATTAAAAAGCGGTGACAGTTTACTAATGAGTTATTCTGGTCTTTCTCCTGAAATATACAGACTCAATCTAACTGGTATTATTCTCAGTGCATTACTTATCACAGCAGTAGTTCTTTGCCTATTTTATCTGTTACAAATTATAAGAAAACAAAAAGCGTTGGGAGAGATGAAAAACGATCTCATTTCTAACATCACTCATGAGTTTAAAACACCCATCGCTACTGCAAGCGCCGCCTTAGAAGGTGTTCAAAGTTTTACTAATAGTGGTGATCAAGATAAAACAGATCGTTATTTGAGTATGGGCCGCGAGCAACTCGTGAAACTTAATGGTATGGTAGAGCGCATCCTTGAAACAGCTACTTTGGACAGTGACGAATTAATGTTGCAAAAAAGTGGTGTGGAGATCAATGAATTGATTGAAGTAATTATACACAAACACCAAAACCAAACTTCTAAAAAGATCTCTTTTATAGAAGAAAGCAAAGGAGTTGTGTTCAATGCCGATGCTTTTCATCTAGAAAATGCCATCAACAACCTTATTGATAATGCTATAAAATATGGTGGTGATCAGATTGAGGTCAGCCTTCGTAAGCATACAGAATCTATAAGTATAACGGTTACTGATGATGGGAAAAACTTGAGTTCTAAAGACGTACGACTTATTTTTGATAAATTTTACAGAGTAGGGAAAGGAAACCGTCATGATGTAAAAGGGTTTGGGATAGGTTTATTCTATACAAAATCCATCATTGAAAAGCACAAGGGTACCGTTACTGCAACTGTACAACCACAAACCTCTTTTAAAATCACTTTGCCTTATGAATAA